A genomic region of Mitsuaria sp. 7 contains the following coding sequences:
- the ftsL gene encoding cell division protein FtsL — protein sequence MIGRLNLLLIAAVMVSGFYMVRSAYDSRRLFTELDRAQTEGRRLDADYQKLMADRQAQATNLRVEQVARERLKMRPVTPAITFNPDAPAIEASGVRGRAQASAQGAAR from the coding sequence ATGATCGGCCGTCTGAACCTGCTGCTCATCGCCGCGGTGATGGTGTCCGGCTTCTACATGGTGCGCAGCGCCTACGACTCGCGCCGCCTGTTCACCGAGCTCGACCGCGCGCAGACCGAAGGCCGCCGGCTCGATGCCGACTACCAGAAGCTGATGGCCGACCGCCAGGCGCAGGCGACCAACCTGCGCGTCGAGCAGGTCGCGCGCGAGCGGCTGAAGATGCGCCCGGTCACGCCGGCCATCACCTTCAATCCCGACGCGCCGGCCATCGAGGCCAGCGGCGTGCGCGGTCGCGCGCAGGCCTCGGCACAGGGAGCAGCGCGATGA
- the mraY gene encoding phospho-N-acetylmuramoyl-pentapeptide-transferase: MLLSLAQWLQANYSELGFLRVFNYITFRAVMAALTALLIGLAFGPWVIRRLTELKIGQPIREYGVQQHLAKSGTPTMGGVLVLIGIGVSTLLWFDWSNRFVWVVMLVTMGFGLVGWVDDYRKVVNKDPEGMRSREKFMWQSIIGLIAAIYLAFSVSETSFLGVVQLFFRWVTSGFSTELPPKADLMLPFFKSISYPLGVFGFIGLSYLVIVGTSNAVNFTDGLDGLAIMPVVMVGSALGVFAYVTGSSVYSRYLLFPYIPGAGELLIFCAALAGAGLAFLWFNAHPAQVFMGDVGALALGGGLGTLAVITRQEIVLGIMGGVFVAEVLSVMLQVTWFKYTKKKYGEGRRIFKMAPLHHHFEKSGWKETQVVIRFWIITMLLCLVGLASLKLR; encoded by the coding sequence ATGCTGCTTAGTCTGGCCCAGTGGCTGCAGGCCAATTACTCTGAACTCGGGTTCCTCCGCGTCTTCAACTACATCACCTTCCGCGCGGTGATGGCGGCGCTGACGGCGCTGCTGATCGGCCTGGCCTTCGGCCCGTGGGTGATCCGCCGCCTGACCGAGCTCAAGATCGGCCAGCCGATCCGCGAGTACGGCGTGCAGCAGCATCTGGCCAAGAGCGGCACGCCCACGATGGGCGGCGTGCTGGTGCTGATCGGCATCGGCGTGTCGACGCTGCTGTGGTTCGACTGGTCCAACCGCTTCGTCTGGGTGGTGATGCTGGTGACCATGGGCTTCGGCCTGGTCGGCTGGGTCGACGACTACCGCAAGGTGGTCAACAAGGACCCCGAGGGCATGCGCAGCCGCGAGAAGTTCATGTGGCAGTCCATCATCGGCCTGATCGCCGCGATCTACCTGGCCTTCAGCGTGTCGGAGACCAGCTTCCTCGGCGTGGTGCAGCTGTTCTTCCGCTGGGTCACCAGCGGCTTCTCGACCGAGCTGCCGCCCAAGGCCGACCTGATGCTGCCGTTCTTCAAGTCGATCAGCTACCCGCTGGGCGTCTTCGGTTTCATCGGGCTGTCCTACCTGGTCATCGTCGGCACCAGCAACGCGGTGAACTTCACCGACGGTCTCGATGGCCTGGCGATCATGCCGGTGGTGATGGTGGGCTCGGCGCTGGGCGTCTTCGCGTACGTCACGGGCTCGTCGGTGTACAGCCGCTACCTGCTGTTCCCCTACATCCCGGGCGCGGGGGAACTGCTGATCTTCTGCGCCGCGCTCGCGGGCGCGGGGCTCGCGTTCCTGTGGTTCAACGCGCATCCGGCGCAGGTGTTCATGGGCGACGTGGGCGCGCTGGCGCTGGGCGGCGGCCTGGGCACGCTGGCCGTGATCACGCGTCAGGAGATCGTGCTCGGCATCATGGGCGGCGTGTTCGTCGCCGAGGTGCTGTCGGTGATGCTCCAGGTGACCTGGTTCAAGTACACGAAGAAGAAGTATGGGGAAGGGCGGCGCATCTTCAAGATGGCGCCGCTGCACCACCACTTCGAGAAGTCGGGCTGGAAGGAGACGCAGGTCGTCATCCGGTTCTGGATCATCACCATGCTGCTGTGCCTGGTCGGCCTGGCCAGCCTGAAGCTGCGCTGA
- the mraZ gene encoding division/cell wall cluster transcriptional repressor MraZ codes for MFQGASALALDAKGRLTVPARHREVLQALCGGQLTLTKHPEGCLMLFPRPAWEQFRDKVAALPMSAAGWKRVFLGNAQDVEIDSAARVLIAPELRTAAGLQKDTMLLGMGSHFELWDAQAYAAHEAAVMQSEMPAVLQDFSF; via the coding sequence GTGTTTCAGGGGGCGAGTGCCTTGGCGTTGGACGCCAAGGGGCGCTTGACCGTCCCTGCCCGGCACCGCGAGGTCCTGCAGGCGCTGTGCGGCGGCCAGCTCACGCTGACCAAGCACCCCGAAGGCTGCCTGATGCTCTTCCCCCGCCCCGCCTGGGAACAGTTCCGCGACAAGGTCGCCGCGCTGCCCATGTCCGCCGCGGGCTGGAAGCGCGTCTTCCTCGGCAACGCCCAGGATGTCGAGATCGATTCCGCCGCCCGCGTGCTGATCGCGCCCGAGCTGCGCACCGCCGCCGGCCTGCAGAAGGACACGATGCTGCTCGGCATGGGCAGCCACTTCGAACTCTGGGACGCGCAAGCCTACGCCGCCCACGAGGCCGCCGTCATGCAGTCCGAGATGCCGGCCGTGCTCCAGGACTTCAGCTTCTGA
- a CDS encoding MBL fold metallo-hydrolase — protein MSSPAVVPSNGVSAPAPEGTQPAIEQSPQWAKGQFHNPAVEPEQGFWKTMGIMWDFMFHKPAGTAPDAPIEVQALTKAQLLAAPDRTLFRLGHSTVLLKLRGRFWLTDPVFSERASPFSFMGPKRFHAPPIALDELPEIEAVILSHDHYDHLDHDTVLALAPKVRHFVTPLGVGQRLIDWGVPAAKVQQFDWWQGTSIAGVQLTATPAQHFSGRSLSDRNSTLWASWVLIDDDLRVFFSGDTGYFDGFKAIGERFGPFDLTLMETGAYDPRWPYVHMQPEQTMQAHVDLKGKRLLPIHNGTFDLAMHRWQDPFERISALARLRNVELVTPVIGSPLAIEQPGPTPQWWQGVTAASPVSATPERPASASAATP, from the coding sequence ATGTCCTCGCCCGCCGTGGTGCCCTCGAACGGGGTGTCCGCCCCTGCGCCGGAGGGCACCCAGCCCGCCATCGAGCAGTCGCCCCAATGGGCGAAGGGCCAGTTCCACAACCCGGCCGTGGAGCCCGAGCAGGGCTTCTGGAAGACGATGGGGATCATGTGGGACTTCATGTTCCACAAGCCCGCCGGCACGGCGCCGGACGCCCCCATCGAAGTCCAGGCGCTGACCAAGGCGCAACTGCTGGCCGCGCCGGACCGGACGCTGTTCCGCCTCGGCCATTCGACGGTCCTGCTGAAGCTGCGCGGCCGTTTCTGGCTGACGGATCCGGTGTTCTCGGAGCGCGCCTCGCCGTTTTCCTTCATGGGCCCGAAGCGCTTCCACGCGCCGCCCATCGCGCTCGACGAGCTGCCTGAGATCGAGGCCGTGATCCTGTCGCACGACCATTACGACCACCTCGACCACGACACCGTGCTGGCGCTCGCGCCCAAGGTGCGCCACTTCGTGACGCCGCTGGGCGTGGGTCAGCGGCTGATCGACTGGGGCGTCCCCGCGGCCAAGGTGCAGCAGTTCGACTGGTGGCAGGGCACCTCGATCGCGGGCGTGCAACTGACCGCGACGCCGGCGCAGCATTTCTCGGGCCGCAGCCTGAGCGACCGTAACTCCACGCTGTGGGCCTCGTGGGTGCTGATCGACGACGACCTGCGCGTCTTCTTCAGTGGCGACACGGGCTACTTCGACGGCTTCAAGGCGATCGGCGAGCGCTTCGGCCCCTTTGACCTGACGCTGATGGAAACCGGCGCCTACGACCCGCGCTGGCCCTATGTCCACATGCAGCCGGAGCAGACCATGCAGGCGCACGTCGACCTGAAGGGCAAGCGCCTGCTGCCGATCCACAACGGCACGTTCGACCTGGCGATGCACCGCTGGCAGGACCCGTTCGAGCGCATCAGCGCGCTGGCGCGCCTGCGCAACGTCGAGCTGGTGACGCCGGTGATCGGTTCGCCGCTGGCGATCGAGCAGCCTGGGCCGACGCCGCAGTGGTGGCAGGGCGTTACCGCCGCTTCGCCGGTTTCCGCGACGCCTGAACGGCCGGCATCGGCTTCCGCCGCGACGCCCTGA
- a CDS encoding penicillin-binding protein 2, which translates to MIGKLRKKLGNSARNASRNAARNGSTRGVSYSSSPLLASKTPPWRSRFLVALVGLAFTGLLARAAYIQLIGEDFFQRQGEARYAHKMELPASRGKISDRSGQVLAASVAVPSIWAFPKEVDTDPDKRRQLAKLLDMSRAELDKRLDPASRFVFLRRQADDETARKIKELGLKGVFQDREYKRQYPEGEAAAHIVGFTNIEEKGQEGIELAFQKDLQGRDGSRSVVRDRLGRVVEDIGERVPETNGKDIELSIDAKVQFFAYQRVRDAVAENKAKAGSVVVLDARTGEILALANFPSYDPGHRQNLSGEQLRNRALTDVFEPGSTMKPFTTALALETGRVRPDTLLSTGPRSVVISGWSPTDAHPHGDLTVTQVIQKSSNIGAARMALMMQPREMHEMFTAIGLGQRPQIDFPGAVTGKLRPWKSWRPIEQATMSYGYGLSASLLQLARAYTVFAREGDIIPITMTKHAADQPVNGIKVFSPKVAADVRGMLQMAAGPGGTAPQAMVPGYSVGGKSGTAHKQEGKGYASHKYRSWFVGIAPISKPRIIVAVMVDEPKNGQYFGGAVAGPVFSQVVAQTLRLLGEPPDLDVKPQIVAQQRLQAVDESF; encoded by the coding sequence ATGATCGGCAAGCTCCGCAAGAAGCTGGGCAACAGCGCCCGCAATGCCTCGCGCAACGCCGCCAGAAACGGCAGCACGCGCGGCGTCAGCTATTCGAGCAGCCCGCTGCTGGCGTCGAAGACGCCGCCGTGGCGTTCGCGTTTCCTGGTCGCACTGGTGGGCCTCGCGTTCACCGGCCTGCTGGCGCGCGCGGCCTACATCCAGCTGATCGGCGAGGACTTCTTCCAGCGCCAGGGCGAGGCCCGCTACGCCCACAAGATGGAGCTGCCGGCCAGCCGCGGCAAGATCAGCGACCGCAGCGGCCAGGTGCTGGCCGCCAGCGTGGCCGTGCCGTCGATCTGGGCCTTCCCGAAGGAAGTCGACACCGACCCCGACAAGCGCCGCCAGCTCGCGAAGCTGCTCGACATGTCGCGCGCCGAACTCGACAAGCGCCTCGATCCGGCCAGCCGCTTCGTGTTCCTGCGTCGCCAGGCCGACGACGAGACCGCGCGCAAGATCAAGGAGCTCGGCCTGAAGGGCGTGTTCCAGGACCGTGAGTACAAGCGCCAGTACCCCGAAGGCGAAGCCGCCGCGCACATCGTCGGCTTCACCAACATCGAGGAGAAGGGCCAGGAAGGCATCGAGCTCGCATTCCAGAAGGACCTGCAGGGCCGCGACGGTTCGCGCTCGGTCGTGCGCGACCGGCTGGGCCGCGTCGTCGAGGACATCGGCGAGCGCGTGCCCGAGACCAACGGCAAGGACATCGAGCTGTCGATCGACGCGAAGGTGCAGTTCTTCGCCTACCAGCGCGTGCGCGACGCGGTGGCGGAGAACAAGGCCAAGGCGGGCTCGGTGGTCGTGCTGGACGCGCGCACCGGCGAGATCCTGGCGCTGGCCAACTTCCCCAGCTACGACCCCGGCCACCGGCAGAACCTGTCCGGCGAGCAGCTGCGCAACCGCGCGCTGACCGATGTCTTCGAGCCGGGCTCGACGATGAAGCCGTTCACGACCGCGCTGGCGCTGGAGACCGGCCGCGTGCGTCCCGACACGCTGCTGAGCACCGGTCCGCGCAGCGTGGTCATTTCCGGCTGGTCGCCGACCGACGCGCACCCGCACGGCGACCTGACCGTGACGCAGGTGATCCAGAAGTCCAGCAACATCGGCGCCGCGCGCATGGCGCTGATGATGCAGCCGCGCGAGATGCACGAGATGTTCACCGCGATCGGCCTGGGCCAGCGGCCGCAGATCGACTTCCCCGGCGCGGTGACCGGCAAGCTGCGCCCGTGGAAGAGCTGGCGCCCGATCGAGCAGGCGACGATGAGCTACGGCTACGGCCTGTCCGCGTCGCTGCTGCAGCTGGCGCGCGCCTACACGGTCTTCGCGCGCGAGGGCGACATCATCCCGATCACGATGACCAAGCACGCGGCCGACCAGCCGGTGAACGGCATCAAGGTCTTCAGCCCCAAGGTCGCCGCGGACGTCCGCGGCATGCTGCAGATGGCGGCCGGCCCGGGCGGCACGGCGCCCCAGGCGATGGTTCCCGGCTACAGCGTCGGCGGCAAGTCCGGCACGGCGCACAAGCAGGAAGGCAAGGGCTACGCGAGCCACAAATACCGTTCGTGGTTCGTGGGCATCGCGCCGATTTCCAAGCCGCGCATCATCGTGGCGGTGATGGTCGACGAGCCGAAGAACGGCCAGTACTTCGGCGGTGCCGTCGCCGGTCCGGTGTTCAGCCAGGTCGTGGCGCAGACGCTCAGATTGCTGGGCGAGCCGCCGGACCTCGACGTGAAGCCGCAGATCGTGGCGCAGCAGCGGCTCCAGGCCGTCGACGAGAGTTTCTGA
- the murF gene encoding UDP-N-acetylmuramoyl-tripeptide--D-alanyl-D-alanine ligase, with product MLTLGRAFELLSPLLPAATLVGEPSTPLLRVHTDTRSLRAGDLFVALRGDRFDANDFLAQAKDSGAAAAIAERGLAEAGLPGLLVPDAKVALGLLSQAWREQHHLPVIAVTGSNGKTTVTQMIASILRAWLGDAAMLATEGNFNNEIGVPLTLLRLRQNETAWHRAAVVELGMNHPGEIAPLAAMTQPTVALVNNAQREHQEFMHTVEAVARENGAVIGALGTAGVAVFPAEDPCAPVWQSQAVGRATLTFALQGQADVMGRAQWIAPTDASVAAALANGAGSAGGAGHWAIEILTPAGSVPVALAMAGQHNVRNALAAAACTLAAGAPLAAIRDGLQSFKAVKGRSALQTAVWQGRRITLIDDSYNANPDSVRAAIDVLAELPGASWLILGDMGEVGEQGPAFHEEVGAHAADQGLSALWTAGAAARDSATAYGAGARAFDTVAELIAALKDAPQVQNILVKGSRFMKMEQIVAALQSGGPGDPHAA from the coding sequence ATGCTGACGCTCGGTCGCGCCTTCGAACTGCTGTCGCCGCTGCTGCCCGCCGCGACGCTGGTGGGCGAGCCGTCCACGCCCCTGCTGCGCGTGCACACCGACACGCGCTCGCTGCGCGCGGGCGACCTGTTCGTTGCGCTGCGTGGCGATCGATTCGACGCCAACGACTTCCTCGCGCAGGCGAAGGACTCCGGCGCCGCCGCGGCCATCGCCGAGCGCGGCTTGGCCGAGGCCGGCCTGCCGGGCCTGCTGGTGCCGGACGCGAAGGTCGCGCTGGGCCTGCTCTCGCAAGCCTGGCGCGAACAGCATCACCTGCCGGTGATCGCCGTCACCGGCAGCAACGGCAAGACGACGGTGACGCAGATGATCGCGTCCATCCTGCGCGCCTGGCTGGGCGATGCGGCGATGCTCGCGACCGAAGGCAACTTCAACAACGAGATCGGCGTGCCGCTCACGCTGCTGCGCCTGCGCCAGAACGAGACCGCGTGGCATCGCGCGGCGGTGGTCGAACTCGGCATGAACCATCCCGGCGAGATCGCGCCGCTGGCCGCGATGACGCAGCCGACGGTGGCGCTGGTGAACAACGCGCAGCGCGAGCACCAGGAGTTCATGCACACCGTCGAAGCGGTCGCGCGTGAGAACGGCGCCGTGATCGGCGCGCTCGGCACGGCCGGCGTCGCCGTGTTCCCCGCTGAAGACCCGTGCGCGCCGGTGTGGCAGTCGCAGGCCGTGGGCCGTGCGACGCTGACCTTCGCGCTGCAGGGCCAGGCCGACGTGATGGGCCGGGCGCAGTGGATCGCGCCGACCGACGCGAGCGTCGCCGCCGCCCTCGCCAATGGCGCGGGCAGTGCCGGCGGTGCGGGTCATTGGGCGATCGAGATCCTCACCCCCGCCGGATCCGTTCCGGTCGCGCTGGCGATGGCCGGTCAGCACAACGTGCGCAACGCACTGGCCGCCGCGGCCTGCACGCTGGCCGCGGGCGCGCCGCTCGCGGCGATCCGCGACGGCCTGCAATCGTTCAAGGCCGTGAAGGGCCGCTCCGCGCTGCAGACGGCGGTGTGGCAAGGCCGTCGCATCACGCTGATCGACGACAGCTACAACGCCAACCCCGACAGCGTCCGCGCCGCCATCGACGTGCTGGCCGAACTGCCCGGCGCGTCGTGGCTGATCCTCGGCGACATGGGCGAAGTGGGCGAGCAGGGCCCGGCCTTCCACGAGGAAGTCGGCGCGCACGCCGCCGACCAGGGCCTGTCCGCGCTGTGGACCGCCGGCGCCGCCGCGCGCGACAGCGCCACCGCGTACGGCGCGGGCGCCCGCGCCTTCGACACCGTCGCCGAATTGATCGCCGCGCTCAAGGACGCGCCGCAAGTGCAGAACATCCTCGTCAAGGGTTCGCGCTTCATGAAGATGGAACAGATCGTGGCCGCCTTGCAGTCCGGCGGCCCAGGAGACCCCCATGCTGCTTAG
- a CDS encoding TetR/AcrR family transcriptional regulator — protein MRLTDRKRQAIVDAAIAEFREHGFEVANMDRIAGRAQVSKRTVYNHFSGKDALFDAILERLWVATEAKLKLTYRADRPLREQLLSLVEQKLAMSDDPQFLDLARVLIAEAIHAPQRAREMLCRLGGREEALTVWIRAAMADGRLKEGDPAFAAAQLQALVKGFAFWPQITMGQPPLDTTQQRQVADSATDMFLRFHAVDPAR, from the coding sequence ATGCGGCTGACCGACCGCAAGCGCCAGGCGATCGTGGACGCGGCGATCGCGGAGTTCCGCGAGCATGGGTTCGAGGTCGCGAACATGGACCGTATCGCGGGTCGGGCGCAGGTCTCCAAGCGCACCGTCTACAACCACTTCAGCGGCAAGGACGCGCTGTTCGACGCGATCCTGGAGCGGCTCTGGGTCGCGACCGAGGCCAAGCTGAAGCTGACCTACCGCGCCGACCGTCCGCTGCGGGAGCAGTTGCTGTCGCTGGTCGAGCAGAAGCTCGCGATGAGCGACGACCCGCAGTTCCTGGACCTGGCGCGGGTGCTGATCGCCGAGGCGATCCACGCGCCGCAGCGGGCGCGGGAGATGCTGTGCCGGCTGGGCGGTCGCGAGGAGGCGCTGACGGTGTGGATACGCGCGGCGATGGCGGACGGCCGGCTCAAGGAAGGCGATCCGGCCTTTGCCGCGGCGCAGTTGCAGGCGCTGGTGAAGGGCTTTGCCTTCTGGCCGCAGATCACGATGGGACAGCCGCCGCTGGACACGACGCAGCAGCGGCAGGTGGCCGACTCGGCGACCGACATGTTCCTGCGCTTCCACGCGGTCGATCCCGCGCGCTGA
- a CDS encoding UDP-N-acetylmuramoyl-L-alanyl-D-glutamate--2,6-diaminopimelate ligase, with the protein MLMHLKSPEAAARWLQEWTPSGQLRTDSRAVGAGDAFIAWPGYAKDARQFVAGALAAGAATALVEHAGAAEYGFTDARIASLPDLKVNCGRIASAFYGEPSKRLNVLAVTGTNGKTSSAWWIAQALTLLGSRCGVIGTLGVGQPPVPGATTTATIEATGLTTPDPVRLQEAFKRMADEGYGACAIEASSIGIEEHRLTGTTLQVALFTNFTQDHLDYHGGMDAYWVAKRKLFDWDGLKAAVLNIDDPKGVELAAELSAAGKLDVWTYGLNRADARLSAVDLRHDASGLAFTLREGAASVPVQTGLIGDYNVSNLLGVIAGLRALGHGLEDIARVAALVTPVPGRMQRVGSGRELPQLVVDYAHTPDALDKALSALQPLAAARGGELRVVFGCGGDRDPTKRPLMGAIAARLAAHVVLTSDNPRTEDPLKILADIEAGLPVGVAREVIADRAEAISRAVDQAGARDVVLVAGKGHEDYQEIHGERRAFSDVQAARAALIERAGL; encoded by the coding sequence ATGTTGATGCATCTGAAATCCCCCGAAGCCGCCGCCCGCTGGCTGCAGGAATGGACCCCGAGCGGCCAGCTGCGCACGGACAGCCGCGCCGTGGGCGCCGGCGACGCGTTCATCGCGTGGCCGGGTTATGCGAAGGACGCGCGGCAGTTCGTCGCGGGCGCGCTCGCGGCCGGCGCGGCGACCGCGCTGGTCGAGCACGCGGGGGCGGCCGAGTACGGCTTCACCGATGCGCGCATCGCGTCGCTGCCGGACCTCAAGGTCAACTGCGGCCGCATCGCGTCGGCGTTCTATGGCGAACCGAGCAAGCGCCTGAACGTGCTTGCCGTCACCGGCACGAACGGCAAGACCTCCAGCGCCTGGTGGATCGCGCAGGCGCTGACGCTGCTGGGATCGCGCTGCGGCGTGATCGGCACGCTGGGTGTCGGCCAGCCGCCGGTGCCGGGCGCGACGACGACCGCGACGATCGAAGCCACCGGCCTGACGACGCCCGATCCTGTGCGTCTGCAGGAAGCGTTCAAGCGCATGGCCGATGAGGGCTACGGCGCGTGCGCGATCGAGGCGTCCTCGATCGGCATCGAAGAACACCGGCTGACCGGCACGACGCTTCAAGTCGCGCTGTTCACCAACTTCACGCAGGACCACCTGGACTATCACGGCGGCATGGACGCCTACTGGGTCGCCAAGCGCAAGCTGTTCGACTGGGACGGCCTGAAGGCTGCGGTGCTGAACATCGATGATCCGAAGGGTGTCGAGCTCGCCGCCGAGCTGAGCGCCGCCGGCAAGCTCGACGTGTGGACCTACGGCCTCAACCGCGCCGATGCGCGCCTGAGCGCGGTCGACCTGCGCCATGACGCGAGCGGTCTCGCGTTCACCCTGCGCGAAGGCGCGGCATCGGTGCCCGTCCAGACGGGCCTCATCGGCGACTACAACGTGTCCAACCTGCTCGGCGTGATCGCCGGCCTGCGGGCGTTGGGGCATGGCCTCGAAGACATCGCGCGGGTCGCCGCGCTGGTGACGCCGGTGCCGGGCCGCATGCAGCGCGTGGGTAGCGGTCGTGAGTTGCCGCAACTGGTGGTCGACTACGCCCACACGCCCGATGCGCTGGACAAGGCGCTGAGCGCGCTCCAACCGCTGGCCGCTGCACGTGGCGGCGAGTTGCGCGTCGTGTTCGGCTGCGGCGGTGACCGCGACCCGACCAAGCGTCCGCTGATGGGCGCGATCGCTGCGCGGCTGGCCGCGCACGTCGTGCTGACCAGCGACAACCCGCGCACCGAAGATCCGCTGAAGATCCTCGCCGACATCGAGGCCGGCCTGCCGGTCGGCGTTGCGCGTGAAGTGATCGCCGACCGCGCTGAGGCCATCTCGCGCGCCGTCGATCAGGCGGGCGCACGGGACGTCGTGCTGGTCGCCGGCAAGGGTCACGAGGACTACCAGGAGATCCACGGCGAACGCCGCGCGTTCTCCGACGTGCAGGCGGCGCGTGCCGCATTGATTGAAAGGGCGGGGCTGTGA
- the rsmH gene encoding 16S rRNA (cytosine(1402)-N(4))-methyltransferase RsmH, translating to MSEQSPSSAAPAFSHTTVLLHETVDGAFTLPDGIYVDGTYGRGGHSRLLLSRLGEKGRLIAIDRDPEAVAAATSGQTRVDDPRFHICHSAFADMAAQLDALGVDQVDGILLDLGVSSPQIDNPERGFSFRFDGPLDMRMDTTRGESAADFIARAEVDQLAQVIRDYGEERFALPIAKALVARREGGRPVRTTAELSQVVAGAVKTREPGKDPSTRTFQALRIFVNGELEELQQGLNAALSRLKPGGRLAVISFHSLEDRIVKNFIAEHSKEVFDRRAPFAEPKPQPLRAIARIKPSEAEVSANPRARSSILRVAERTDAPLPPPVAEATGKRKKGGRR from the coding sequence ATGAGCGAGCAGTCCCCGTCCTCCGCCGCCCCCGCCTTCAGCCACACGACCGTGCTGCTGCACGAGACGGTGGACGGCGCCTTCACCCTCCCCGACGGCATCTATGTCGACGGCACCTACGGGCGCGGCGGCCACTCGCGTCTGCTGCTGTCGCGGCTGGGGGAGAAGGGGCGGTTGATTGCCATCGACCGCGACCCGGAGGCGGTCGCGGCCGCGACGTCCGGACAGACGCGGGTCGACGACCCGCGTTTCCACATCTGCCACAGCGCATTCGCCGACATGGCCGCGCAGCTCGACGCGCTGGGCGTGGACCAGGTCGACGGCATCCTGCTGGACCTGGGCGTGTCCAGTCCGCAGATCGACAACCCGGAGCGCGGCTTCAGCTTCCGCTTCGACGGCCCCCTCGACATGCGCATGGACACGACGCGGGGCGAAAGCGCCGCGGACTTCATCGCCCGCGCGGAGGTGGACCAACTTGCACAGGTGATCCGCGACTATGGCGAAGAACGGTTTGCTCTCCCGATTGCAAAGGCGCTTGTGGCTCGCCGGGAAGGCGGGCGCCCTGTCCGTACAACCGCCGAGCTTTCCCAAGTCGTGGCTGGTGCAGTCAAAACCCGCGAGCCGGGCAAGGACCCTTCGACGCGGACATTTCAGGCTCTACGGATATTCGTCAACGGTGAGCTTGAAGAGCTGCAGCAGGGGCTGAACGCCGCGCTGTCCAGGCTCAAGCCGGGCGGCCGGCTGGCGGTGATCAGCTTCCATTCGCTGGAAGACCGCATCGTCAAGAACTTCATCGCCGAGCACAGCAAGGAAGTGTTCGACCGCCGCGCGCCCTTCGCCGAACCCAAGCCGCAGCCGCTGCGCGCCATCGCGCGCATCAAGCCGAGCGAGGCCGAGGTCTCGGCCAATCCGCGCGCGCGCTCGTCCATCCTGCGCGTGGCCGAACGCACCGACGCGCCGCTGCCGCCGCCGGTCGCGGAAGCCACCGGCAAGCGCAAGAAGGGCGGTCGTCGATGA